The genomic segment GTATCTTGTATATTTATTTTTAGCCTTGCCACATCTAGACTAACGCCTACAAAAGCACCACTTGTCTTGCCACGCTCCTCAGCAAATGCTGAAATTTCAGGCAAATCACTTGTGATCGCTACTTCATTACCAACGCCACCAGTTGCTTCTGCTTTTAGACTGATCGTATCTTTTGCATTAAATAAATTTGCATAAGCTTCTGAATTCTTAAATAAAATGATCATATCAGCTGAGCTGTAACCAAGTTGTAAGCCTATGCTTCCAGATGTGTAATTTACAAAAAATGGGCTTGACCATTCACCATCATCGTTTTTAGCGATAAATACGCCTTTACCTGTAGAGCCAGTTACAACAGCGCCTGCTTTT from the Campylobacter concisus genome contains:
- a CDS encoding lipid-binding SYLF domain-containing protein, translated to MKRLLIIFLAGLFFTPYLNADVIQNQKLKNAINILNAFGTRNLKPNTKFEGIKAIAIIPDVTKAGAVVTGSTGKGVFIAKNDDGEWSSPFFVNYTSGSIGLQLGYSSADMIILFKNSEAYANLFNAKDTISLKAEATGGVGNEVAITSDLPEISAFAEERGKTSGAFVGVSLDVARLKINIQDTNDYYERMYDFENIYNNSPKASKYTLKFKEIISKYFL